A genomic window from Bacillus mesophilus includes:
- a CDS encoding YheC/YheD family protein produces MKLYLSENQLTVNEDISVTWGEPLVTIPFSRSEASTAITIANTHSIKPLVGILAGEHQTKSFSGNEKAFQRIQLALQKQGGLAYVFTPKGWHSDRVHAAIYDFKNNKWIHAYFPHPNVVYNRIPFRRQETKRSFQNIREACDIRNIPFFNDSFLQKSEIFEWLSKNEHLVSYLPVTKNLTNLDSFYSMMKQFKKVYLKPSSGKKGKGIIVVEQINKNEWKVETVKDSFSNIETTELIENWISPKIVDHYIIQQGIQPLKWNGTRFDYRVLVHRKNKKEFIISGIGVRQSQKQEITTHLPAGGKIIPFRSLPFQEDEIAIHSIVNEIGNTINSQSRTFGEFSIDMGKSVTGELYIFEINAKPMVFDEDDIRAQGLENLTRYFRYLSEKR; encoded by the coding sequence ATGAAATTATATTTAAGTGAAAATCAACTGACTGTTAATGAAGATATTTCAGTTACTTGGGGGGAACCATTAGTAACTATTCCCTTCTCACGTTCAGAAGCCTCAACTGCTATAACAATTGCTAATACCCACAGTATAAAACCTTTAGTAGGGATTCTTGCAGGAGAACATCAAACTAAAAGCTTTTCTGGCAATGAAAAAGCTTTTCAACGAATCCAGCTAGCTCTTCAGAAACAAGGAGGGCTAGCTTATGTTTTCACACCAAAAGGATGGCATTCTGACAGAGTTCATGCAGCGATATATGACTTTAAAAATAACAAATGGATTCATGCCTACTTTCCTCATCCTAATGTAGTCTACAACAGAATACCCTTTCGAAGGCAAGAAACAAAAAGAAGTTTTCAAAACATCAGGGAAGCGTGTGATATCAGGAACATTCCTTTCTTTAACGATTCATTCTTGCAAAAGTCGGAAATATTTGAATGGCTTTCTAAAAATGAACACCTTGTATCCTATCTTCCCGTAACAAAAAATCTAACCAACTTAGATTCCTTTTACTCAATGATGAAACAATTTAAGAAGGTTTACTTAAAACCTTCTAGTGGCAAAAAGGGTAAGGGAATTATTGTGGTTGAACAGATTAATAAAAATGAATGGAAGGTTGAAACTGTAAAAGATTCATTTTCAAACATCGAGACTACTGAGTTAATTGAAAATTGGATATCCCCCAAAATAGTGGATCACTATATCATTCAGCAAGGAATTCAACCTTTAAAGTGGAATGGTACTCGTTTTGATTACCGAGTCTTAGTTCATCGAAAAAACAAAAAGGAATTCATTATTAGTGGAATTGGGGTAAGACAATCACAGAAACAGGAGATTACAACACATCTCCCTGCTGGCGGAAAAATCATTCCTTTTAGATCCCTGCCTTTTCAGGAGGACGAAATAGCTATTCATTCAATAGTGAATGAAATAGGCAATACTATAAATTCTCAAAGCAGAACCTTTGGAGAGTTCTCGATTGATATGGGTAAGAGTGTTACTGGTGAACTCTACATCTTTGAAATTAACGCAAAGCCAATGGTTTTCGATGAGGATGATATTCGAGCCCAAGGTCTTGAAAACTTGACACGTTACTTTCGTTATCTTTCAGAAAAAAGGTAA
- a CDS encoding YheE family protein, with amino-acid sequence MLSHFNFKPLFKDQSLPGWYIRFYYKGNLYEATYQKDGSIDWKEEQPSSEDLPSVVSQIHELMLFHVYDS; translated from the coding sequence ATGCTATCTCACTTTAACTTTAAACCCTTATTTAAAGATCAATCCCTGCCAGGTTGGTATATCCGCTTTTACTATAAAGGTAATCTCTACGAAGCAACCTATCAAAAGGATGGCAGCATAGATTGGAAAGAGGAACAACCTTCCTCTGAAGATTTACCGAGTGTAGTCTCACAGATTCATGAACTTATGTTATTTCATGTATATGATTCGTAG
- a CDS encoding PucR family transcriptional regulator, whose product MIDKLKIQFPSLRVQDSLSLQEQYEYYRLENGLYLSILKDELTENDRTLLSVFLTPISTSNQNQSPQQTLWKNIFLNNDVTTIQSLSQQYDENSMFRLIHFYIQTEVDRIPFEEAVSSLSLIEPLVIWIGPNSGVIVEQIKQDMIQLEELIDLQNAITTDFYTDLYFYIGATFSVSNSIHDQYNWETRCFQLSKLKIKNKNIYRFYETIPYVLLKETSEDTTYKIESLVKDFSAEDLQSIKVYIENGLNVSLAAKKLFMHRNSLQYRVDKFIDKTGVDIKSFDGALVIYLAIISQN is encoded by the coding sequence ATGATAGATAAATTAAAAATTCAATTTCCTAGCTTGCGTGTACAAGATTCACTCTCTCTTCAGGAGCAATATGAATATTATAGATTGGAAAACGGGCTATACCTTTCAATCCTAAAGGATGAGTTAACCGAAAATGACCGTACTCTGCTTTCGGTTTTTCTTACTCCTATTTCTACAAGTAATCAAAACCAATCTCCACAGCAAACACTTTGGAAAAATATCTTTCTTAATAATGATGTAACTACCATACAATCTTTATCTCAACAATACGATGAGAATAGTATGTTTAGACTTATTCACTTCTATATCCAAACAGAGGTAGATCGTATTCCTTTTGAAGAAGCTGTCTCCTCTCTTTCACTTATTGAACCATTGGTTATTTGGATAGGGCCAAATAGTGGTGTAATTGTGGAACAAATTAAACAAGACATGATTCAATTAGAAGAACTCATTGACCTACAAAATGCAATAACCACTGATTTTTATACAGATTTGTATTTTTATATAGGTGCGACTTTTTCAGTATCTAATTCCATCCATGACCAATACAACTGGGAAACACGTTGTTTTCAGCTCTCAAAATTAAAAATCAAAAATAAGAACATATATCGATTTTATGAAACGATTCCATACGTTTTGTTAAAGGAAACTAGTGAAGACACTACATATAAAATTGAGAGCTTGGTAAAGGATTTTTCTGCTGAAGATTTACAATCCATCAAGGTGTATATTGAAAATGGTTTAAATGTTTCATTGGCAGCAAAAAAGTTGTTCATGCATCGCAATAGCCTGCAGTATAGGGTAGATAAATTTATTGATAAAACAGGAGTAGATATTAAGTCATTTGATGGTGCGCTTGTCATTTACTTAGCCATTATCAGCCAAAATTAG